The window CCAGCATAGGAATTGGCAGAGTTTTGGAGCCAGCAGGCTCTAAATTGTTGCTTCTCTTTATCTGtcattcatttgatttttactgagtatctgtttgttttttgttttttttttttgagacagagtctcgctctgctgcctgggctagagtgagtgccgtggcatcagcctagctcacagcaacctcaaactcctgggctcaagtgatcctcctgcctcagcctcctgagtagctgagactacagtcatgcgccaccatgcccggctagttttttctctatatatatattttttagctgtccaaatcatttctttctatttttagtagagatggggtctcgctcttgctcaggctggtctcaaactcctgacctcgagcgatcctcccgcctcggcctccagagtgctaagattacaggcatgagccaccgcgcccggcctggaattatttttattcagtagttttaattaaaacatttttcaaaactacGTTTCTACAACTATACTTTATTTATGGAAATAagttatataaaatggaaatattatcaACATTTAAAACCTACCATAGTTCTGTTCTACTGGCTTGTTCAGCAAAATTCTATGTTTTTTAGTCTTTCATTGAAAGTTCAGGTTTCTTTGTACCTAGTTATAGGGCTCACAAATTTGCATATTCATATACTCATTCAACAAATCCTTATTGATTGCCTACTATGTCACAGTCACTATTTCTAGATGCTGGAAACAATATTGAGCAAAACCAGCAATGGTCTCTGCCCTTACAGGACGTTCAGTTTAATGGAGGAATATacaataatcaaataattatattctttCCCCAGTGAATTGTTTTGGCATCCTTGTTGAAATCAATTGACCATGAATCACTGAAGAACTTTGAGCATAGGAGTGACATGATTCTTTTACGCTTTAAGATAGTATTGCAGGAGGCAAGAGTTGATGTAGGAGACCAGTGAGTAAGAAGTTGCAGTTTATCCAGGCCAGAGATGATAGTGACTTGGGCCACATTAGTGGTagtagagatggagagaaagtgGTTATACTTGGGAAATAAAGTTAGTAAGACTTGGGACTgcctgggccaggggtgggggtgcatGCAAAAGAGGTCAAGGATGATTCATATTTGGGTTGAGGTCAAGGATAATCTTCAGATTTGGTGGCTAAGTGGATGATAGTGTCATTTACTGCCATACAAATGGAGAAGCATGTTTTTAGAGAGGAAATAGCAAGTTTAATTTGGGATGAATTAAATTTGAGGTGCCTGTGAGAACTTCAAGTGGAGATGTCCAGAAGGCAGTTGGAATATGGATCTAGACTATAGACTGGGAGCAAGCTCTGGGTTGGAGAGAGTGATTTTGGAGTCATGAACTCATAGGTGGGAGTGGAACCTCTAGGAAAGCTTAAGGAGAAAGTATAAGGAGTAAGAAGAGATCCCAGGACTGAGTCCTCTGGGAGGAAGAATAGGAGCCCAAGAAGAACTTAAAGAAGAAATGGCCAGTGATGGAGGAGGAAAACCAGCAGGAATCTGGTAGAAGGTGGGAATTGTAAGGGGAAAGTCATGAATAGTGTCAAGTGTATCACAGAGTTCCAGTAAAATAAGTTCTGAGAAGCGCTCATGTTTTTATGCCCCGACACATAGAGGttggtttgttttataaaaaataacacttCATAATTAAGGGtggcaatttatttttaatactgtgaAACCAATAACCTCTACacacacttatttatttatttatttttgagacagggtcttgctctgttgccccggctagagtacaattgcatcatcatagctcactgcaaccccaaactcctgggctcaatcgaccctcttgcctcagcctcccaagtagctaggactgcaggtgtatgctaatttttttatttttgtagagacaggatcttactatgttgctcaggctggtctcaaactcctggcctcaagcaatcctcctacttctgcctcccaaagtgctgggattataggtgtgagccaccacatcagCCCTGCACATTCATTTTCCATGGCTAGTGCCTGAAGGTGTTGCTGGCAGTGTCTGCTGGATATTTGTCTTAAGTGACACCAGCTTTCATTGGCATCTTCTGTGCTAATCTTTCCCATCCTGAATTAAGGATATTAAAAGTCCAACTGCAGGGGCCAGCTCTCCTCCACAGGGAGAActagtctctaaaaaaatttttttaaattaattaatttaaaaaaagtacaacAGCAGTTTGGATTCCAAAACGGACTCTAAAGTGTTCTTGGACTGaatgtacaatgtttcttttctttctttttttaacctcttttatAGATATGTGAAAGAGGCCAAAGAAGCAACTAAGAATGGAGATCTGGAAGGAGCATTTAAACTTTTCAATCTGGCAAAGGATATTTTTCCCAATGAAAAGGTGATGAGCAGAATCCAAAAAATACAGGAAGCCTTGGAGGACTTGGcagaaaatggagatgatgaaTTTACAGATGTGTGCAACTCTGGCCTGCTGCTTTATCGAGAACTGCATGACCAACTCTTTGAGCACCAGAAGGAAGGTGTAGCTTTCCTCTATAACCTATacagaggtggaagaaaaggtGGTATCTTGGCAGATGACATGGGATTAGGAAAGACTGTTCAAATCATTGCTTTCCTTTCTGGTATGTTTGATGCTTCACTTGTGAATCATGTGCTGCTGATCATGCCAACCAATCTTATTAACACATGGCTAAAAGAATTTGTCAAGTGGACTCCAGGAATGAGAGTCAAAACCTTTCATGGTCCTAGCAAGGATGAACGTACCAGAAACCTCAAACGGATCCAGCAAAGGAATGGCGTCATTATCACTACATACCAAATGTTAATCAATAATTGGCAGCAACTTTCAAGCTTTAATGACCAAGAGTTTGTGTGGGACTATGTCATCCTTGATGaagcacataaaataaaaacctcatcTACTAAGTCTGCATTATGTGCTCGTGCTGTCCCTGCAAGTAATCGTCTCCTCCTCACAGGAACCCCAATCCAGAATAATTTACAAGAACTGTGGTCCCTATTTGATTTTGCTTGTCAAGGGTCCCTGCTAGGaacattaaaaactttcaaaatggaGTATGAAAATCCTATTACTAGAGCAAGAGAGAAGGATGCCACCCCAGGGGAAAAAGCCTTGggatttaaaatatctgaaaacttAATGGCAATCATAAAACCCTATTTTCTCAGGAGGACTAAAGAAGaagtacaaaagaaaaagtcaaggaACGCAGAGGTCAGACTTAGTGAAATGAATACAGATGTTGCCGCCACTTGTGAAATGCCTTCCCTTTCCAggaaaaatgatttaataatttGGATACGTCTTGTACCTTTACAAGAAGAAATATACAGGAAATTTGTGTCTTTAGATCATATCAAGGAGTTGTTAATGGAGACCCGCTCACCATTGGCTGAGCTAGGTGTCTTAAAGAAGCTGTGTGATCACCCTAGGCTGCTGTCGGCACGGGCTTGTCATTTGCTGAATCAAGGGACTGTTGAATTGTCTGCTCAAGATGGAAATGAGGGGGAAGATTCCCCAGACATGGATCATATTGATCAAATAACTGATGATACACTGATGGAAGAATCTGGAAAAATGATATTCTTAATGGACCTGCTGAAGAGATTGCGAGATGAGGGACATCAAACTCTGGTGTTTTCCCAATCAAGGCAAATTCTAAACATCATCGAACGCCTCTTAAAGAATAGGCGCTTTAAGATTTTGCGAATCGATGGAACAATTACTCATCTTCTGGAACGAGAAAAGAGAATTAACTTATTCCAGCAAAATAAAGATTACTCTGTTTTCCTGCTTACCACTCAAGTAGGCGGTGTTGGTTTAACATTAACTGCAGCAACTAGAGTGGTCATTTTTGACCCTAGCTGGAATCCTGCAACTGATGCTCAAGCTGTGGATAGAGTTTACCGAAttggacaaaaagaaaatgttgtggtTTATAGGCTAATCACTTGTGGGActgtagaggaaaaaatatatagaagacaGGTGTTCAAGGACTCATTAATAAGACAAACTACTGGTGAAAAGAAGAACCCTTTCCGATATTTTAGTAAACAAGAATTAAGAGAGCTCTTTACAATCGAGGATCTTCAGAACTCTGTAACCCAGCTGCAGCTTCAGTCTCTGCACGCTGCTCAGAGGAGATCTGATAAGAAACTAGATGAACATATTGCCTACCTGCACTCTTTGGGGATAGCCGGAATCTCAGACCATGATTTGATGTACACACATGATCTCTCTGTTAAAGAAGAGCTTGATGTGATAGAAGAATCTCACTATATTCAACAAAGGGTTCAGAAAGCTCAATTCCTTGTTGAATTAGAGTCTCAAAATACAGAGCTCCTGATGGAACAACAAAGAGCTAGAAATGAGGGGGCCTGGCTAAGAGAACCTGTGTTCCCTtctcaagcaaagaaaaaatgccCTAAATTGAATAATCCACAGCCTCAGCCTTCACCTCTTATACCTACTCATCATACTCAGGTAGAACATATCACTTCCCAAATGTCAAATGTAATCATTGACGATCTCCCAGAAGAGGGTGAGTCAAATGCAATCACTGACGATCTCCCAGAAGAGGGTGAGAAAGAAGATCTCTCCAGTACCAAGACAAACTTTACCATCCTGCAAGATGGTAGGCACCCAGGCAAAAGTGCCTTTGATGCTGATTCTATAGCTATTTTACCCACGGGGTTTGGAAGTTTGGAAGAAACTCGGAATGACTCTTTATCAGGAATGACAAGAAGCTGTGCAACTGAAAAGGAAGCTCTACAAAAAGAGGCGTTACAAGAGGGGCCTACACAGGAGGCACTGCAAGAGAACCCTCTGGgaagttttaattatttacttagcAAATCAATCAAAGCTGATCCCAAGCCAAATCTAGGTCAACTAAAGGATGATGAGATTTTACGTCACTGCAATCCTGGGCCCATTAATCCCgtaacaaatgaaaatcaaaatacagAATCAAGTGTATCCGTTATTGAAATAGCTGATGACTTGTCAGCATCCCATGGTGCACTGCAGGACGCTCAAGCAAATGAGGCCAAGTTGGAAGAGGAACCTTCCGTATCTTCACCACAGTATGCTTGTGATTTCAATCTTTTCTTGGAAGACTCCGCAGACAATAGAAAAAATCCTTCCAGTCAGTCTTTAAAGcatgtgaagaaagaaaatagcttgTGTGGCTCTGCAGCTAATTCCAGAGCAGAGTCTGTATGTAGCAAACCATATCTCACTTGGGATTTTTCGGAGAAAGACGACGAACCAGAAGAAGTAGTTGTTAATGTGAAAATCAGAAGTAAAGCTAGAAGGATTGTTTCAGATGGTGAAGATGAAGATAATTCTTTTAAAGGTACCTCAAGCACAAATTTATTTCACACATCCCCCTTTCAGTTCTTCTCATCATTGAAAGAATTTGATGCTTCAACTCCCAAAGATGACGTCATTCCACCTGCAAGGTTCTTTTCCCCCCAAGTATCCAGTAGCATAAACAAGTCTATAAACCCTAGAAGATCTCTGGCTTCTAGGAGATCTCTTATTAATATGGTTTTAGACCATGTGGAGGATATGGAGGAAAGATTTTACAATAGCAGTGAAGCAAAGAGTGCTAAGGATTATCCAGAAGAAGAGGCAGAGGAAAGCAGTGGGGAAGGCTCTGAGTGTACAGAAGAGGATCCTTCCGGAGAAACACCGTCTTCAGAAAACAAGTGTAGCCAGTTAAGTGTGTCAAGTGTGTCTAAGCCTAGTGCTTCAGCTCAGGAAACCTCTCCCGGTGAGTCTGAGCCTCCGTCTGGTGGTTCTCCCCAGGACAAGGCAGTGGAGGCTGTGAATGACTATGAGACTCTTGTAATGCGTGGAAAAGAGCTGAAAGAGTGTGGAAAAATACAGGAGGCCCTAAACTGCTTAGTTAAAGCACTTGACATAAAAAGTGCAGATCCTGAAGTCATGCTCATGACTTTAAGTTTGTATAAGCAACTTAACAACACTTGAGAATGTAACCGATTTATGGTATTTTAAAGTGAAACTGAGTATGAGGTAATTTTTGTTCCCATAATTGGATTCTTTGGGAGCATGAAGCATTCAGGCTTAAGGTGAGAAAGATCTCAGAAAGCAACTTCTGCCTCTACCCGCTGGCTCCTGTCTCCCTGCCCCCTCTTACATATATTCTGGTATTCTAAGTATTAGCTTAGTATTTCTTCactttaatattcttaaattttacttttaggcATATTCTATAAACTACGTTATTTCTAGAGAAGTTTTTGTGAAATTATTGTAGGTTTCTTAGTTTTACTGAAAGTGATCACCTTTGTATAACACAATGCAGATTAACAAAATTAAAGTTACTTTTCTCAAGTGTTTTCTGTTCACTTTCTTTTACTGAGATGATGTCAACCACGAGGGGGTTTTGGCCGAGTCCAGTTGCCGGTTGTACAAAAACCCAATTATTGAGACAGctcaaggattgccaaggaagaagggaatttttaaaacGAAAGACGTCTTGTGGAAAGTAGCTAAGATCATGGGATTTTAAGGGAGAGGCCaggtgccttggggcaggtcgtggtgtaactaacaaggggccAGGGAATCaggcaggttgtgggggatggtgaatcttggcatcaagaagtctgcccaggggccttcagaatctcagctcctttgtcttgcagaaaatccaccatttctgggaaacaactcaaaaggtcaagtagttaagggagaggattattaaaaaaacatacaggggtcattgaaatttgttcctAGAGCCGGTTACAATGATACTGGCAAATGCATATGGAAACCCCTTAGTTCAGGCAGGAGCTTGTCATTAGTATTTCCAAATCTAAAACACATACTTATTAATATGCTATTTTAGGCTCTCAGTTTAATATAGGTTgtgcatccctaatccaaaaatctaaaatctgaaactttttgaatgcTGACATGATGTCACAAGTAGGAAATTCCACACCTGACATCatgtgatgggtcacagtcaaaatgcaggtACACAGCACAGTTTATTTAGtgtccccaagggaaaaaaaggccctcccagcccccttcaaCTGCAATATATCCTTTCTGCACATGCCCAGATTCTCCCACACAAGCCTGCCTACAATAAAATGGTTCAATAtacataaactttgtttcatgtacatagttatttcaaatattacacaaaattactttcaggctacgtgtataaggtgtatatgaaatataaatgaattttgtgtttagacttgggtcccatccccaaaatatctcattatatatatgcaaatattccaaaatccaaaatacttctggtcccaagcattttaggTAAGGCATATTCAACTTGTACAGCAGAAAGCTGGGATAAGGTACCTGGTAGTACATGTAGTGCACATAGTTTCATCTTATACCTACTATTTGAACATCTCTGGCGTATCTGCTCAACGGGGAAAATCTCACGGAGGCACATTCTGCTGGAGTGCTCAGAAACTCTTCtaaaatcatagctcacagcaacctcaaactcctgggctcaagcaatcatcctgcctcagtctcccgagtagctgggactacaggtacgtgccaccacacctggctaatttttcttattttttttttgtagagatggggtcttgctcttgctgaggctggtcttgaactcctgacctcaagcaatcctctcacctcggcctcccagagtgctaggattacaggcatgagccactgtgcccggcctatctACTGTTTTTTTATGTCataaatatggaattttaaatttaaaaaatttagatacACAGAATGTTGGCCCTGGAAAGGACAGTCCTAATGTAACCCATACACTGAAGGTGAGGGAATGATGTTTCCATGCTGATATTTCTCCCTTTAAACAACACTTGGTGAACGGCTGCTTAGTCTAGTACAAACAACCCATGGAAGAACTGagtgtttttttcctctaataaacatttattttttttacaaaaagggaGTTAACATGGGATAGCTATCATGTGCCATGTTCTATGTTAAGGCAATGGCACTAATACCTGTCCTGGCAGATCAGAGTTGACTATCTTGTAAAACAAGTGTTGTCTAGGCACTTATTTATGATTCCCATATGCTAACCCATCTATTTGATACCCAATATTTTCAGTTGCATGAATAGTGTGAGTTGATTCCCCTGAACATAGTTTCTGAATTAATTTATGGAAAATAGTTAAAGTCAGATAAAATAGTTCTGAGACGAAAGGGAATACAAGTTAAAAGCTATCTGCCtgactttgagaactactgactACCTACTGCAGTATACAGTAACCTATGCCCACTTTCTTTTGCACCTACAAGCTCACACTGACAGTTCACAAAATACAAGGATTATCCAATaccttttaaagaaacaaaatgtataaaacttaTTCAGTCTTtcatatgatttattttctcccttcaaCCATAATAATATGATATCCAAATTTTGTCTTCACTGGTGGATCTGTGAACACAGGTTTATCCATCCCACTTACAGGCAAGGCAAATGCTGCTTCT of the Lemur catta isolate mLemCat1 chromosome X, mLemCat1.pri, whole genome shotgun sequence genome contains:
- the ERCC6L gene encoding DNA excision repair protein ERCC-6-like, with the protein product MEASQGFAEAEALSPGQAALYQRYVKEAKEATKNGDLEGAFKLFNLAKDIFPNEKVMSRIQKIQEALEDLAENGDDEFTDVCNSGLLLYRELHDQLFEHQKEGVAFLYNLYRGGRKGGILADDMGLGKTVQIIAFLSGMFDASLVNHVLLIMPTNLINTWLKEFVKWTPGMRVKTFHGPSKDERTRNLKRIQQRNGVIITTYQMLINNWQQLSSFNDQEFVWDYVILDEAHKIKTSSTKSALCARAVPASNRLLLTGTPIQNNLQELWSLFDFACQGSLLGTLKTFKMEYENPITRAREKDATPGEKALGFKISENLMAIIKPYFLRRTKEEVQKKKSRNAEVRLSEMNTDVAATCEMPSLSRKNDLIIWIRLVPLQEEIYRKFVSLDHIKELLMETRSPLAELGVLKKLCDHPRLLSARACHLLNQGTVELSAQDGNEGEDSPDMDHIDQITDDTLMEESGKMIFLMDLLKRLRDEGHQTLVFSQSRQILNIIERLLKNRRFKILRIDGTITHLLEREKRINLFQQNKDYSVFLLTTQVGGVGLTLTAATRVVIFDPSWNPATDAQAVDRVYRIGQKENVVVYRLITCGTVEEKIYRRQVFKDSLIRQTTGEKKNPFRYFSKQELRELFTIEDLQNSVTQLQLQSLHAAQRRSDKKLDEHIAYLHSLGIAGISDHDLMYTHDLSVKEELDVIEESHYIQQRVQKAQFLVELESQNTELLMEQQRARNEGAWLREPVFPSQAKKKCPKLNNPQPQPSPLIPTHHTQVEHITSQMSNVIIDDLPEEGESNAITDDLPEEGEKEDLSSTKTNFTILQDGRHPGKSAFDADSIAILPTGFGSLEETRNDSLSGMTRSCATEKEALQKEALQEGPTQEALQENPLGSFNYLLSKSIKADPKPNLGQLKDDEILRHCNPGPINPVTNENQNTESSVSVIEIADDLSASHGALQDAQANEAKLEEEPSVSSPQYACDFNLFLEDSADNRKNPSSQSLKHVKKENSLCGSAANSRAESVCSKPYLTWDFSEKDDEPEEVVVNVKIRSKARRIVSDGEDEDNSFKGTSSTNLFHTSPFQFFSSLKEFDASTPKDDVIPPARFFSPQVSSSINKSINPRRSLASRRSLINMVLDHVEDMEERFYNSSEAKSAKDYPEEEAEESSGEGSECTEEDPSGETPSSENKCSQLSVSSVSKPSASAQETSPGESEPPSGGSPQDKAVEAVNDYETLVMRGKELKECGKIQEALNCLVKALDIKSADPEVMLMTLSLYKQLNNT